From the Nitrospira sp. genome, the window AGCATCATGGCTGGGCGGGGGGATCCGGGCGATGCGATGCGTGCTGCTAACCTTTATAGAGCCAAAGTAGAGATCACGTATTATCGAGGGCTGATCTCGCGCGCGCTTGGTGAATGGGACAAAGCGGAACGTTGCTTCAACCAGGTTCTCCATGAATATCGGCAACTCGGCACGGGTGAGGCGATAGAATGGCAACTTGCTCGAGTCAAAGTCGGTCGAGGCGAACATCGCGACGCACTCAAAGAATTTTTTCGCATCGAGCCACAGTTTGAACGTGGCGCACTTCGTCCGAAGTGGGGAGTCCTCAAACGAGCGCAGGCGGAATGTCTGAACGCACTGGGTGATCACGCTGAAGCAATAGGGCTCCTTGGCAAAAGCATTGAGGATCTCACCCACAAACACTTTGATCCGGATGCCCTCTGGCGGTCGCAGCAGCTTCAAGCAACCATTTGGAAAGCGCAAGGCGAATCGACATTAGCTCTTCGTGCATACCACGAGGCCATAGCGACGATCAGTAGCCTGCGCCGCGCACCGCTAGGCTATCGGCTCGATAGCACTTATCTCGCCGACAAGCGGTCGGTCTATTCGCAAGCCATTGCTGCTGCACTGCAGGCAGACGCACCTGCTGACTGTTGCCGCTTCATTGAAAATCTTAAATCTCGTACTCTCACCGCAATATTGAGCATCCCACGAGCAAAGAATGAGCAGCGGGGCAACTTGGAAAGTGCGTTCGATGAGCTGACAGCGCGGCTTGACGCGCTAGAGTATCAGGCCTACCGCGATGGGTGGAGGACGGAGCTACGCTCTGCATACCGCGACCTGATGCGACAGCGTAAAGACCTCATCGAGCGGATACGGATCAGCGATACGCGTTGGCGTAATCTGTCCCAGCCTATTGCACTCGATGTAGGAGCGATTGTGGCAACGCTGTCGAAGCGATCCCAAGCCGCTCTCACTTTGTACTATGATGCGCCGGAGCTCGTATCGGTCCTCATATATGATGGTGAGATTCGCGCCAAACGGATCATGCTCGCACCGGAGATCCCGAGCAAGCTTGCTGATTATGCCCGGAATCTCCAAAAGCCAAACCCTGATCCCTTCAAGCACGACTTTTCAGTTGAGTATGCGATTGATGCAGAGAATCTGATTCCACCTGATTTACTAGAGCGAGCGCTCGCGGCCAGATCTTTGGTAGTGATTCCGCATGGTCTCCTTCACCTGGTTCCCTGGGGGATGTTGATGCATCAGGGGGCGCGATTGTTCGAGCGCGTGCCCGTCGGTATCCTTCCCAATCTGACTGTCCTTCAGCGTGACGGACAGGTGAGTCGACCGCAGCTCGCCGGACTAGTTGGCGTCCCAGCTTATCCTGATTTCGAAAGCCTTCAAGATCTACCGAGTATTCAAGAGGAGATTGAAACGATCCGCTCAGTGTACAAAGCCGCCAATATCCCCGTGCGAGGCCCACTGCTCGGCGAAGGTGCGACTGAAGATGCTTTCTGGAACTTGGTTCGTGGAGTAACTGGACGCGGAAATCTTCTCCACGTTTCCTGCCATGGCGTAATATTGCCTAATGAGCCAATGGGATCGGGGCTGCTGTTAGCCGATGCGAAGCTCGATGCCGCAGAAGTGGCGCGCAACCAACTGCCATTTGACGAAGTCATACTCAGCGCATGCAGCACTGGTTGGCGGCCAAACCAGGTTGGTGATGTCATATTGACTGCGGATGAAATACTCGGGATCCCGGCGGGATTCCTGGAGGCGGGTGCAAGAACGGTTCTGGTGAGCATCCCTAAAGCGGAAGCGCGTGCGGCATTAATGTTAACAACGTATTACCACCAGCAACGGGCATCCAGCATTCCACCGATTATGGCCTTCCAAGCTGCACAAAGACACATGTTGGAGCGAAGCGTGCCCTCCAGTACCTGGGCAGGTTTCGCCCTGTACAGCGACGTTTGAGACAGAGAGGACCTCAAAATGGGTTCACCGATGAACGATGTTATCGTGCTGCTACCCGGTATTATGGGGAGC encodes:
- a CDS encoding CHAT domain-containing protein is translated as MDKKLKSILALGQLQAETYTLFGHAENVKATGEYTTAHAIYQKYLAHSRSYLQAQIEFNCRFPEIPFDITPTAQTLVNGLMVDADLAQSLGEREQAASLRAEALEVSQAHLGRRGTAETERSRAAALTLEGRFNEAIVALMGARDVVMSTGDNLALARVTIDLADVLQWLGDLQRASEEIDHAASIIAPLVGDSEPTQQDIISGALSSAQSIMAGRGDPGDAMRAANLYRAKVEITYYRGLISRALGEWDKAERCFNQVLHEYRQLGTGEAIEWQLARVKVGRGEHRDALKEFFRIEPQFERGALRPKWGVLKRAQAECLNALGDHAEAIGLLGKSIEDLTHKHFDPDALWRSQQLQATIWKAQGESTLALRAYHEAIATISSLRRAPLGYRLDSTYLADKRSVYSQAIAAALQADAPADCCRFIENLKSRTLTAILSIPRAKNEQRGNLESAFDELTARLDALEYQAYRDGWRTELRSAYRDLMRQRKDLIERIRISDTRWRNLSQPIALDVGAIVATLSKRSQAALTLYYDAPELVSVLIYDGEIRAKRIMLAPEIPSKLADYARNLQKPNPDPFKHDFSVEYAIDAENLIPPDLLERALAARSLVVIPHGLLHLVPWGMLMHQGARLFERVPVGILPNLTVLQRDGQVSRPQLAGLVGVPAYPDFESLQDLPSIQEEIETIRSVYKAANIPVRGPLLGEGATEDAFWNLVRGVTGRGNLLHVSCHGVILPNEPMGSGLLLADAKLDAAEVARNQLPFDEVILSACSTGWRPNQVGDVILTADEILGIPAGFLEAGARTVLVSIPKAEARAALMLTTYYHQQRASSIPPIMAFQAAQRHMLERSVPSSTWAGFALYSDV